From Candidatus Methylomirabilota bacterium, one genomic window encodes:
- a CDS encoding D-aminoacylase, giving the protein MLDLKLEGGQVLDGTGAPARRADVGIIDDRIASVGDLTLERAGRTLDVRGLTVTPGFIDVHSHSDWRLWANRRAESKIRQGVTTEVVGNCGFSPAPVTDEFRDDLRGFALYLPPGMDFSWRNMRDYLRRYEQGGVALNVVQLVGHGTLRIAAMGFARRPPTGREQAHMERLMDESMAGGAAGLATGLIYAPGSFAVTDEIIGIARRAGARGGFYASHIRGEGATLLDAVREAIRVGREGRLPVQVSHIKAAGRPHWGRVKDALALIDAGRAEGLDVRADVYPYTASSTTLRTLLPDWALEGGVESMLRRIADPAARARIRADLATDSGILARGLAWEDIMIAYAPTRPDAEGKRLSEIAAAWGKDPLDAAFDLLLAEHGKGYMILFQLDEADVRRALVHPHVMIGSDGSSLATEGLLGEGKPHPRSYGTFPRVLGRYVREQSVLSLPEAVRKMTGLPADRLGLKDRGVLRPGALADVVAFDPVHVADRATYEDPHRYAAGVEHVVVNGRVVVEGGEHTGALPGRVLSPS; this is encoded by the coding sequence GTGCTTGATCTCAAGCTCGAGGGCGGCCAGGTGCTCGACGGCACCGGCGCGCCGGCCCGCCGCGCCGACGTCGGCATCATCGACGACCGCATCGCGTCGGTGGGGGACCTCACGCTCGAGCGGGCGGGGCGGACGCTGGACGTGCGTGGCCTCACGGTGACCCCGGGCTTCATCGACGTGCACTCGCACTCCGACTGGCGCCTCTGGGCGAACCGGCGCGCGGAGTCGAAGATCCGTCAGGGGGTCACCACCGAGGTGGTGGGCAACTGCGGCTTCTCGCCCGCCCCCGTGACGGACGAGTTTCGCGACGACCTCCGCGGCTTTGCCCTCTATCTGCCGCCGGGCATGGATTTCTCCTGGCGCAACATGCGCGACTATCTCCGGCGCTACGAGCAGGGCGGCGTGGCCCTCAACGTCGTGCAGCTCGTGGGTCACGGCACGCTGCGCATCGCCGCCATGGGCTTCGCGCGACGGCCGCCCACCGGGCGCGAGCAGGCGCACATGGAGCGCCTGATGGACGAGTCGATGGCCGGCGGGGCCGCCGGGCTCGCCACCGGCCTCATCTACGCGCCGGGATCCTTCGCGGTCACCGACGAGATCATCGGGATCGCGCGCCGCGCGGGGGCCCGGGGCGGCTTCTACGCGAGCCACATTCGCGGCGAGGGGGCCACGCTGCTGGACGCCGTCCGCGAGGCCATTCGCGTGGGGCGCGAAGGCCGGCTGCCCGTGCAGGTGAGCCACATCAAGGCGGCGGGCCGGCCGCACTGGGGGCGCGTGAAAGATGCCCTCGCGCTCATCGACGCCGGCCGCGCCGAGGGACTCGACGTCCGCGCCGACGTCTACCCCTACACGGCTTCCAGCACGACCCTTCGCACCCTGCTCCCGGACTGGGCGCTCGAGGGCGGCGTCGAGTCCATGCTCCGGCGCATCGCCGACCCGGCCGCTCGCGCGCGCATTCGCGCCGATCTCGCGACGGACAGCGGCATCCTCGCTCGCGGCCTCGCGTGGGAGGACATCATGATTGCCTACGCGCCCACGCGCCCGGACGCGGAGGGGAAGCGACTGTCCGAGATCGCCGCCGCCTGGGGCAAGGACCCGCTCGACGCGGCCTTTGATCTCCTGCTCGCCGAGCACGGCAAGGGCTACATGATCCTGTTTCAGCTCGACGAGGCGGACGTGCGCCGCGCTCTCGTGCACCCGCACGTGATGATCGGCTCCGACGGCTCGTCGCTCGCCACCGAGGGGCTGCTCGGCGAGGGCAAGCCGCATCCGCGGAGCTACGGGACGTTCCCGCGCGTGCTCGGCCGCTACGTGCGCGAGCAGAGCGTCCTGAGCCTCCCCGAGGCGGTGCGCAAGATGACGGGCCTGCCCGCCGACCGGCTGGGGCTCAAGGACCGCGGCGTGCTCCGACCGGGGGCCCTCGCCGACGTCGTCGCCTTCGATCCCGTCCATGTCGCCGACCGCGCCACCTACGAGGATCCACATCGCTATGCCGCCGGCGTGGAGCACGTCGTGGTCAATGGACGTGTGGTGGTCGAGGGGGGCGAGCACACAGGCGCCCTCCCGGGCCGGGTGCTCTCCCCGTCCTAG
- a CDS encoding amidase yields MTQSGWAELSAAEAARRVRARVLSPVDLVEACLARIDRAEPSVKAWVHLDREGARRVARERAEQAAAGAFLGPLHGVPVALKDIFDVAGMPTRCGANAFAHRQPDTDAASVARLRAAGAVILGKVTTTTFALMDPSPTGNPWNVDHTPGGSSSGSAAAVAARMAFLALGSQTVGSVLRPAAYCGVVGFKPTHGRISAVGVVPLSWSNDHVGIIGRAVEDAALALQVLAGPDRNDPFSASAPVDDYLAALGGGPPPRIGVLRSLVERALPETVQHLDEVARRLAAAGAHVTDVTLPPSFAGIHDSGQVVVRSEAAAYHAPNFPRLADEYPPKLREALHQGREFRATDFLAAQAHRRRFREEMAPVALRHDALLTPTAPGPATRGLDSTGDPYFCAPWSHAGMPSIALPSGMAREGLPLSTQLVGGQFSEARLLAAAAWVEEVLGFKEAPGA; encoded by the coding sequence TTGACGCAATCCGGATGGGCTGAGCTGAGCGCGGCGGAGGCGGCGCGGCGGGTGCGGGCGCGTGTGCTGTCCCCCGTGGACCTGGTGGAGGCGTGCCTGGCGCGGATCGATCGCGCCGAGCCGTCGGTGAAGGCGTGGGTGCACCTGGACCGCGAGGGCGCGCGGCGCGTCGCCCGCGAGCGGGCCGAGCAAGCGGCGGCCGGCGCCTTTCTGGGGCCGCTGCACGGCGTGCCGGTCGCGCTCAAGGACATCTTCGATGTGGCCGGCATGCCCACGCGCTGCGGCGCGAACGCGTTCGCGCACCGGCAGCCCGATACCGACGCCGCCTCGGTCGCGCGGCTGCGCGCGGCCGGCGCGGTGATCCTCGGCAAGGTGACCACGACGACCTTCGCCCTCATGGACCCCAGCCCCACCGGCAACCCGTGGAACGTGGATCACACCCCCGGCGGGTCGTCCTCGGGCTCGGCCGCCGCGGTAGCCGCGCGCATGGCGTTCCTCGCGCTGGGCTCCCAGACGGTGGGCTCGGTGCTGCGCCCCGCCGCGTACTGCGGAGTGGTGGGCTTCAAGCCCACCCACGGCCGGATCAGCGCGGTCGGCGTCGTGCCGCTGTCGTGGAGCAACGATCACGTGGGAATCATCGGCCGCGCTGTGGAGGACGCCGCCCTCGCGCTGCAGGTCCTCGCCGGGCCCGACCGGAACGACCCGTTCTCGGCGAGCGCGCCCGTCGACGACTATCTCGCCGCGCTGGGCGGTGGGCCTCCGCCCCGCATCGGCGTCCTGCGGAGCCTCGTCGAGCGGGCGCTGCCCGAGACCGTCCAGCACCTCGACGAGGTCGCCCGGCGCCTGGCCGCCGCCGGCGCGCATGTGACCGACGTGACGCTGCCGCCCTCGTTCGCGGGCATCCACGACTCGGGGCAGGTGGTGGTGCGGTCGGAGGCGGCGGCGTATCATGCGCCCAACTTCCCGCGCCTCGCCGACGAGTATCCGCCGAAGCTTCGCGAGGCGCTGCATCAGGGGCGGGAGTTCCGCGCCACCGACTTCCTGGCCGCCCAGGCGCATCGGCGCCGGTTCCGCGAGGAGATGGCGCCGGTGGCCCTGCGTCACGACGCGCTACTGACCCCCACCGCGCCGGGGCCGGCGACGCGAGGGCTCGACTCGACGGGCGACCCGTACTTCTGCGCGCCGTGGAGCCATGCCGGGATGCCGTCCATCGCGTTGCCGAGCGGCATGGCGCGTGAGGGCCTGCCGCTGTCCACGCAGCTCGTGGGAGGCCAGTTCTCCGAAGCGCGCCTCCTCGCCGCCGCCGCGTGGGTGGAAGAAGTGCTCGGCTTCAAGGAGGCGCCCGGTGCTTGA
- a CDS encoding bifunctional homocysteine S-methyltransferase/methylenetetrahydrofolate reductase, whose amino-acid sequence MAAPFLERLRERPLLCDGAMGTALYSRGVSLDACFDVLNVNEPKLPQAIHAEYIAAGADCIQTNTFGANRFKLGVHGLASSVREINLRGAKLARDVRETMGRDVLVLGSIGPLGKYLAPLGSIEPDEARAAFAEQAEGLIEGGVDGFVVETMSDLVEARLAVEAIRALSDLPIVATFAFTEEGVTYLGRGPVEVVGVLRGLPVQAIGANCSVGSSVLYDVLEVMVPEAGGLPLVIQPNAGLPSRVGERLMYLSSPTYMADYAARMIGAGARIVGGCCGTTPQHIRAMREALDRLAPQRSAAPSGRNVRVIREAGESAGLVTAAPPTRLARKVAEGDFMVSVELDPPRGHNIEKLVQGAKLLKERGVEIVDINDGSLGRVRMSVLPTAILVREATGLDITMHFTCRDRNLMGIQADLLGAHAMDIRNILAMTGDPPRTGDYVNATAVFDVDAIGLIRVLTSMNQGLDATGNSVGEPTAFCVGAALNPAAEEPSREMERFLAKVEAGARWVQTQPVYDLEVLERFFARTRPPVPVVVGLLPLHSSRHAEFLHNEVPGITVPDGVRGRMRDAGERGLRAGIAMGQELIAQVRRHYAGAYLMPSFGRFEVVAEVLEAIH is encoded by the coding sequence ATGGCCGCCCCCTTCCTCGAGCGCCTGCGCGAGCGCCCGCTCCTCTGCGACGGGGCCATGGGGACGGCGCTCTACTCGCGCGGCGTGTCACTGGACGCCTGCTTCGACGTGCTCAACGTCAACGAGCCCAAGCTCCCGCAGGCCATCCACGCCGAGTACATCGCGGCCGGCGCCGACTGCATCCAGACCAACACGTTCGGGGCCAATCGCTTCAAGCTCGGGGTGCACGGCCTCGCGAGCAGCGTGCGCGAGATCAATCTCCGGGGGGCCAAGCTCGCCCGCGACGTGCGCGAGACGATGGGTCGCGACGTGCTCGTGCTGGGCTCCATCGGCCCGCTGGGAAAGTACCTGGCCCCGCTCGGTTCCATCGAGCCCGATGAGGCCCGCGCGGCCTTCGCGGAGCAGGCGGAAGGCCTGATCGAAGGCGGGGTGGACGGGTTCGTCGTCGAGACCATGTCCGACCTCGTCGAGGCGCGCCTGGCCGTCGAAGCCATCCGCGCGCTGAGCGATCTGCCCATCGTCGCCACGTTCGCGTTCACCGAGGAGGGAGTGACCTATCTCGGGCGCGGGCCCGTCGAGGTGGTGGGCGTGCTGCGCGGGCTGCCGGTGCAGGCGATCGGCGCCAACTGCTCGGTCGGCTCCAGCGTGCTCTACGACGTGCTCGAGGTCATGGTGCCGGAGGCGGGCGGGCTGCCGCTCGTCATTCAGCCGAACGCGGGCCTGCCGAGCCGGGTCGGAGAGCGGCTCATGTATCTCTCCTCGCCCACCTACATGGCCGATTACGCGGCGCGGATGATCGGGGCGGGCGCCCGCATCGTGGGCGGGTGCTGCGGCACGACGCCCCAGCACATCCGTGCGATGCGTGAGGCGCTGGACCGGCTCGCGCCCCAGCGAAGCGCGGCGCCCTCCGGCCGGAATGTGCGCGTCATCCGCGAGGCGGGCGAATCGGCGGGGCTCGTGACCGCCGCGCCGCCGACCCGCCTGGCCCGCAAGGTCGCGGAGGGCGACTTCATGGTCTCGGTGGAGCTCGACCCTCCGCGCGGGCACAACATCGAGAAGCTGGTGCAAGGCGCCAAGCTTCTGAAAGAACGTGGTGTCGAGATCGTGGACATCAACGACGGCTCGCTCGGCCGCGTGCGCATGTCCGTGCTCCCCACGGCGATCTTGGTCCGCGAGGCCACCGGGCTCGACATCACCATGCACTTCACCTGCCGCGACCGGAACCTCATGGGCATCCAGGCAGACCTGCTCGGTGCCCACGCCATGGACATCCGCAACATCCTCGCGATGACCGGCGACCCGCCGCGCACCGGCGACTACGTCAATGCCACCGCGGTGTTCGACGTGGACGCCATCGGCCTCATCCGCGTGCTCACCAGCATGAACCAGGGGCTGGACGCGACCGGCAACTCGGTGGGCGAGCCCACCGCGTTCTGTGTCGGCGCCGCGCTGAACCCCGCCGCCGAAGAGCCGTCTCGAGAGATGGAGCGTTTTTTGGCCAAGGTAGAGGCGGGCGCGCGCTGGGTGCAGACCCAGCCCGTGTACGACCTCGAGGTGCTCGAGCGCTTCTTCGCGCGGACGCGCCCGCCCGTCCCGGTGGTGGTGGGCCTCCTCCCGCTACACTCCTCCCGGCACGCCGAGTTTCTCCACAACGAGGTGCCCGGCATCACCGTGCCCGACGGCGTGCGCGGCCGCATGCGCGACGCGGGGGAGCGCGGCCTCCGCGCGGGCATCGCGATGGGCCAGGAGCTGATCGCACAGGTGCGCCGCCACTACGCGGGCGCGTATCTCATGCCGTCCTTCGGCCGCTTCGAGGTGGTTGCCGAGGTCCTGGAGGCCATTCATTGA
- a CDS encoding shikimate kinase, translating into MDNVILVGFMGAGKSSVGRLLARKLGRCFIETDDMIVAREGRSIPEIFATQGEAHFREAELDAVRLLALKRGDVIATGGGLPCREGVPEALRALGTVVWLAGDFAVLYERARRARDERPMLASRSREEVEALYRAREPYYRQADITVDTTALGPDQVVTRVALALAERRSASGAARAAGA; encoded by the coding sequence ATGGACAACGTCATCCTGGTCGGCTTCATGGGGGCCGGCAAATCCTCGGTGGGGCGCCTGCTCGCGCGGAAACTGGGCCGCTGCTTCATCGAGACCGACGACATGATCGTCGCCCGGGAGGGGCGGTCCATTCCCGAGATCTTCGCCACCCAGGGTGAGGCCCATTTCCGCGAAGCCGAGCTCGATGCGGTACGGCTTCTGGCCCTCAAGCGGGGAGACGTGATCGCCACCGGCGGGGGGCTCCCGTGCCGTGAGGGTGTCCCGGAGGCCCTGCGCGCCCTCGGGACCGTGGTGTGGCTGGCCGGCGACTTCGCCGTGCTCTACGAGCGCGCCCGGCGCGCCCGCGACGAGCGGCCCATGCTGGCGAGCCGGTCGCGCGAGGAGGTGGAGGCGCTCTATCGCGCGCGCGAGCCCTACTACCGCCAGGCCGACATCACCGTGGACACGACCGCGCTCGGCCCCGATCAGGTCGTCACCCGCGTGGCGCTGGCGCTCGCCGAGCGCCGATCCGCATCGGGCGCGGCGCGGGCCGCGGGCGCCTGA
- a CDS encoding DinB family protein, producing MIRSVAEFIRYFDGVRRRTWTAVDRLTPELAGWRPRRDEFTAGAIVRHLAGAERFFVARVVDDRWTDDLEPGPELDLPATRALLERVHAEEMARLAIVPDGRLEATITDLEGHPTRIWRFLMAMVEHEVHHRSQLDCWLAAAGAEPPQIYGYRMEDVVARVRGGTARIC from the coding sequence ATGATCCGCTCGGTTGCCGAGTTCATCCGGTACTTCGACGGCGTGCGCCGCCGCACATGGACGGCGGTGGACCGGCTTACGCCCGAGCTGGCGGGCTGGCGGCCCCGGCGGGATGAATTCACCGCGGGCGCCATCGTCCGGCACCTGGCCGGGGCCGAGCGGTTCTTCGTCGCCCGCGTCGTGGACGATCGCTGGACGGACGATCTGGAGCCGGGGCCCGAGCTGGATCTGCCGGCCACGCGGGCTCTGCTGGAACGCGTGCACGCGGAGGAGATGGCGCGCCTGGCGATTGTCCCGGACGGCCGGCTCGAGGCCACGATCACCGATCTCGAGGGCCACCCCACGCGGATCTGGCGCTTTCTGATGGCCATGGTCGAGCACGAGGTGCACCACCGCAGCCAGCTCGATTGCTGGCTGGCCGCCGCGGGGGCCGAGCCGCCCCAGATCTACGGCTATCGCATGGAGGATGTGGTGGCCCGGGTGCGAGGGGGAACCGCGCGAATCTGCTAG
- a CDS encoding homocysteine S-methyltransferase family protein — MSTSPGWEIVQRVKAGELLVFDGGYGTALFDAGLLNGACPELWNDTHADVVRGIHQGYFAAGSDFVETNTFGGTRLKLNEYKIGDRTRELNVKGAHLARSVCPPGRWVAGSIGPTSCVPAEYGVGDNIATDGEYLETFKEQAAALAEGGVDIFAVETMMFPQEATAAIAACKAVTDLPVMATMFFQYEEMHDRDRTMWGESPADVARTLLAAGADIVGMNCGRGPDRAITIIREMRAVTDAPLIAYPNAGLPITTGDTTTYELGPEAMAKDYPALLDAGCNIVGACCGSGPEHIRLIAEIVRARRKR; from the coding sequence ATGAGCACGTCCCCCGGCTGGGAGATCGTGCAACGCGTGAAGGCGGGCGAGCTGCTCGTGTTCGACGGAGGATACGGCACCGCGCTCTTCGACGCCGGGCTCCTCAACGGGGCCTGCCCCGAGCTGTGGAACGACACGCACGCCGACGTCGTGCGCGGCATCCACCAAGGCTATTTCGCCGCGGGCTCGGACTTCGTCGAGACCAACACGTTCGGCGGCACCCGCCTCAAGCTCAACGAGTACAAGATCGGCGACCGGACCCGCGAGCTGAACGTCAAGGGCGCGCACCTCGCCCGCTCGGTGTGCCCGCCCGGCCGCTGGGTGGCCGGCTCCATCGGCCCCACCTCGTGCGTGCCCGCCGAGTACGGCGTGGGCGACAACATCGCCACCGACGGGGAGTATCTCGAGACGTTCAAGGAGCAGGCGGCCGCGCTCGCCGAGGGCGGTGTCGACATCTTCGCCGTCGAGACCATGATGTTCCCGCAGGAGGCCACCGCCGCCATCGCCGCGTGCAAGGCCGTGACCGACCTCCCCGTGATGGCGACCATGTTCTTCCAGTACGAGGAGATGCACGACCGCGACCGCACCATGTGGGGCGAGAGCCCGGCAGATGTCGCGCGCACCTTGCTTGCTGCGGGCGCCGACATCGTGGGCATGAACTGCGGGCGCGGTCCCGATCGGGCGATCACGATCATCCGCGAGATGCGGGCGGTGACGGACGCGCCCCTCATCGCCTATCCCAACGCCGGGCTGCCGATCACGACCGGTGACACCACGACCTACGAGCTCGGCCCCGAGGCGATGGCCAAGGATTATCCCGCGCTGCTCGACGCCGGCTGCAACATCGTCGGCGCCTGCTGCGGCTCGGGCCCCGAGCATATCCGGCTCATCGCCGAGATCGTTCGAGCGCGCCGCAAGCGGTGA